The DNA sequence CATGGTTTTTGCCGTGCGTCTTCCTGCTGTACTGGGGACTGGGCGCGAATCGGCTCAAGACCCAGAACTTTATCCTGCTGGTGGCGAGCTACGTCTTCTATGGCTGGTGGGATTGGAGATTCCTGCTGCTGCTCTTTTGCAGCTCCGTGCTGGATTTCACCGTGGGATTGGGTTTGGGTCGGCTCACGAATCCGAAGCATCGCAAAATGCTGTTGGGGGTCAGCATCACGGCGAACCTCACCGCTCTCGGCTTCTTCAAGTACTTCAACTTTTTCGCGGCCAGCTATGTGGATCTGCTCCATAGCCTGGGCTTGCAGGCCAATCCGGTGTCCCTGTCCGTCATCCTCCCGGTCGGCCTCAGTTTCTACACCTTCCAGAGCATTAGTTATGGCATCGATGTGTACCGCCGGCATATCGAACCGACCAAGGACTGGCTGGCCTTCCTGGCCTATGTCAGCTTTTTCCCACAATTGGTGGCGGGGCCGATTGAGCGTGCCTCGCATCTCCTGCCGCAGTTCAAATCCATTCGGACGGTGGGCCCCGACCAGCTGATCGACGGCGCCAACCAGTTTTTATGGGGCATGTTCAAGAAGCTGGTTATCGCCGACAATTGCGCGGTGATCGCGGATCGCTCGTTCGATAACTATGGCAGCATGACCTCGGGGGAGTTGATCGTGGGCTTGCTTTGCTTCAGCTTCCAGATTTACGGGGACTTCAGCGGATACTCGGATATGGCGGTCGGGACGGCGCGGCTGTTTGGATTCTCGTTGATGCGAAACTTCCGGCTGCCGTATTTCTCCCGGGATGTCGCGGAGTTCTGGCGGACCTGGCACATCTCCCTCTCGTCCTGGTTTCGCGACTACCTTTACATCCCGCTGGGAGGCAGCCGGGGTGGCAAGTGGAAGAGCGTTCGCAACACGCTGATCGTGTTTCTCGTGAGCGGTCTGTGGCATGGGGCCAACTGGACTTTCGTGATCTGGGGTCTGTTGCATGCCCTGTACTTCATGCCGCTGCTGCTCACTGCGCGGAACCGGCAGCACACCGAGATGATCGCTCCCGGGCGTTGGCTGCCCTCGCCGGTTGAGGTGCTGCATGTGGTGTCGACGTTCTGTCTGGTCTCCTTGGCCTGGGTCTTTTTCCGCTCCATGAGCTTTGGGGATGCCATCGGTTACTGCTGGCGAATGGTCACGGACGCCCGTTTCGTTCTGCCGGAAGGCACTGGCAAGTGCTTCGTCTTTGTGCTGATCATGCTGGCGATGGAATGGGTTAAGCGGACCGAGCTGTATCCGCTGCGCATTCAGGGGCGGCTGGCGTCGGTGGTCGCCTTCGCGACGGTCACATG is a window from the Verrucomicrobiales bacterium genome containing:
- a CDS encoding MBOAT family protein; amino-acid sequence: MLFTSLDFAWFLPCVFLLYWGLGANRLKTQNFILLVASYVFYGWWDWRFLLLLFCSSVLDFTVGLGLGRLTNPKHRKMLLGVSITANLTALGFFKYFNFFAASYVDLLHSLGLQANPVSLSVILPVGLSFYTFQSISYGIDVYRRHIEPTKDWLAFLAYVSFFPQLVAGPIERASHLLPQFKSIRTVGPDQLIDGANQFLWGMFKKLVIADNCAVIADRSFDNYGSMTSGELIVGLLCFSFQIYGDFSGYSDMAVGTARLFGFSLMRNFRLPYFSRDVAEFWRTWHISLSSWFRDYLYIPLGGSRGGKWKSVRNTLIVFLVSGLWHGANWTFVIWGLLHALYFMPLLLTARNRQHTEMIAPGRWLPSPVEVLHVVSTFCLVSLAWVFFRSMSFGDAIGYCWRMVTDARFVLPEGTGKCFVFVLIMLAMEWVKRTELYPLRIQGRLASVVAFATVTWMVLIWGAYGEKKFIYFQF